From Vigna radiata var. radiata cultivar VC1973A unplaced genomic scaffold, Vradiata_ver6 scaffold_281, whole genome shotgun sequence, a single genomic window includes:
- the LOC106779426 gene encoding AT-hook motif nuclear-localized protein 7: MEAREGISSGVTVIGAEAPSAYHVAPRSEAPNQVHVPDGGGGGIGGGGGGGIGGAAAIVISPVSVGLDGSAKKKRGRPRKYGPDGSVTMALSPMPISSSAPSSNDFSSGKRGKMRGMEYKQSKKLGLDYLGDLNACSDGTNFMPHIITVNAGEDITMKVISFSQQGPRAICILSANGVISNVTLRQPDSSGGTLTYEGRFEILSLSGSFMPTDNQGTRSRSGGMSVSLASPDGRVVGGGVAGLLVAASPVQVVVGSFLPSSQQEQKLKKPKSTDYAAAAAVSPVIAVSPTPAPAPPPPPASNPEKEDVNINVMSGAHVVQNSGSINSNLSPPHAFRRDNWVNMHSMADSRKSATDINISLPDC, from the exons ATGGAAGCCAGAGAAGGTATTAGTTCTGGGGTTACAGTGATAGGGGCAGAAGCTCCATCAGCTTATCATGTGGCGCCAAGGAGTGAAGCTCCAAACCAGGTTCATGTCCCTgatggtggtggcggcggcattggtggtggcggtggcggcGGCATTGGTGGTGCTGCAGCTATTGTCATCTCACCAGTGAGTGTGGGGTTGGATGGATcagcaaagaagaaaagaggtaGACCAAGGAAATATGGGCCTGATGGGTCTGTCACTATGGCATTGTCACCAATGCCAATCTCATCTTCTGCACCATCTTCTAATGATTTTTCATCTGGCAAGAGGGGGAAAATGCGGGGTATGGAGTATAAGCAGTCGAAAAAACTTGGTTTGGATTATCTAG GTGACTTGAATGCATGCTCTGATGGTACAAATTTTATGCCACACATCATCACTGTCAATGCTGGTGAG GACATTACAATGAAGGTGATATCCTTCTCTCAACAAGGGCCAAGAGCTATATGTATCTTATCTGCTAATGGTGTAATTTCAAATGTTACACTTCGACAGCCTGATTCTTCTGGGGGTACTTTAACTTATGAG GGCCGTTTTGAGATACTTTCCTTGTCCGGATCATTCATGCCTACTGACAACCAAGGTACAAGAAGCAGGTCTGGTGGAATGTCTGTCTCTCTGGCTAGCCCTGACGGCCGAGTTGTCGGTGGTGGAGTTGCCGGTCTTCTTGTAGCTGCCAGTCCTGTGCAG GTGGTGGTGGGAAGCTTTTTACCAAGCAGCCAGCAAGAGCAGAAACTAAAAAAGCCTAAGTCTACTGATTatgcagcagcagcagctgTTTCTCCGGTAATTGCAGTGTCTCCAACACCAGCACCGGCGCCACCACCACCGCCGGCGAGCAATCCTGAAAAAGAGGATGTGAATATTAATGTAATGAGTGGAGCACATGTGGTGCAAAATTCAGGAAGTATTAACTCTAACCTGAGTCCTCCTCATGCCTTTAGAAGAGATAACTGGGTGAACATGCACTCTATGGCAGACTCAAGAAAGTCAGCTACTGATATTAACATATCTTTGCCTGATTGTTAA